The following coding sequences lie in one Haematobia irritans isolate KBUSLIRL chromosome 3, ASM5000362v1, whole genome shotgun sequence genomic window:
- the LOC142231324 gene encoding uncharacterized protein LOC142231324, with product MKILKLLIEYKHKQIHENRQNIQTARTQLTQLLSQQDLSLYLESENTLYNSVTHKNKTTHIKKLDVLKQQHKKQLNIRTHNDWFVNKTEKDIPREVQWILSLGPKHALPHNNKSFPLLQDIAEGEDCVQTIESREEQEMARTKLTTLINDHLRRSQMSLRDKYISSTVVQTRQYLKENDDILILSADKGGKTVAMNKIDYDLKMKEILHDMCTYKRIKIDPTSRLQTKNNKLVEKLYNLNIITEQEKNKLTSRTAVAPRIYGLPKIHKESTPLRPICSSIDSPSYNLCKYIVGILRNITLDSKYNVKDSADFKTRLENMTIEDDEVLISFDVVSLFPSIPVKLAIQTIERKWTIIEQYTNMTKDLFIDLITFCIKDTRYFKFEDKIYEQLKGMPMGSPASPIVADIIMEELLDEVFKNITKPPILTKYVDDIFAIIKASEVDETLKALNSFNRQIQFTKELEQDNKLPYLDSLSKGITKTDGKQYTVVCG from the coding sequence ATGAAAATCTTAAAACTACTAATAGAGtataaacacaaacaaatacACGAAAATCGACAAAACATTCAAACCGCGCGAACTCAACTGACACAGCTTTTATCACAACAAGATTTATCGTTGTACTTGGAGAGTGAAAACACTCTGTACAACAGCGTGACACACAAGAACAAAACAACACACATTAAAAAGCTAGATGTACttaaacaacaacacaaaaaacaGCTTAACATTAGAACTCATAACGACTGGTTTGTGAATAAGACAGAGAAAGACATACCGAGAGAAGTGCAATGGATTCTCTCACTGGGTCCAAAACATGCTCTCCCGCATAACAATAAAAGTTTTCCACTATTACAAGATATCGCCGAAGGAGAAGATTGTGTACAGACAATTGAGAGCAGAGAGGAACAAGAGATGGCGAgaacaaaattgacaacattgatAAACGATCATTTACGAAGATCACAAATGAGCTTAAGAGATAAATACATATCAAGCACAGTGGTACAGACACGACAATATTTAAAGGAAAATGATGACATTCTAATTCTTAGTGCTGACAAAGGGGGAAAAACGGTTGCAATGAATAAAATTGACTATGATCTAAAGATGAAAGAAATATTACACGATATGTGTACGTACAAACGAATAAAAATTGATCCCACCTCTAGACTCCAAACGAAGAACAACAAATTAGTGGAAAAACTTTACAATCTCAATATTATTACCGAACAAGAGAAAAACAAGTTGACAAGCAGGACCGCAGTAGCTCCAAGGATTTACGGACTTCCAAAAATACATAAGGAGAGCACACCATTAAGACCTATTTGTTCTTCGATAGACTCGCCATCGTACAATTTATGTAAATACATAGTAGGTATATTAAGAAATATAACACTTGACTCTAAATATAATGTTAAGGACTCTGCGGATTTTAAGACAAGATTGGAAAATATGACGATTGAAGATGATGAAGTTTTAATATCCTTTGACGTGGTGTCATTATTTCCAAGCATTCCGGTAAAGCTAGCAATTCAGACGATTGAAAGAAAATGGACCATAATTGAGCAGTATACGAACATGACGAAGGATTTATTCAtagatttaattacattttgtatCAAGGACACcagatattttaaatttgaggacAAGATTTATGAGCAATTAAAAGGTATGCCAATGGGTTCCCCTGCTTCACCAATTGTAGCAGACATTATTATGGAGGAACTTTTAGACgaagtatttaaaaatattactaaacCACCGATATTAACAAAATACGTAGATGACATCTTCGCAATCATAAAGGCATCAGAAGTCGACGAAACACTAAAGGCCTTAAACTCATTTAatagacaaattcaatttacaaAGGAATTAGAACAGGACAATAAACTACCATATCTTGAC